The Streptomyces tendae genome has a window encoding:
- a CDS encoding WhiB family transcriptional regulator: MGWVTDWSAQAACRTTDPDELFVQGAAQNRAKAVCTGCPVRTECLADALDNRVEFGVWGGMTERERRALLRRRPTVTSWRRLLETARSEYERGTGVVPLSDDEVFQDYAAVS, translated from the coding sequence ATGGGCTGGGTTACCGACTGGAGTGCGCAGGCTGCCTGCCGCACTACCGATCCGGATGAACTGTTCGTTCAGGGAGCAGCGCAGAACAGGGCCAAGGCGGTGTGCACCGGCTGCCCGGTGCGTACCGAGTGCCTGGCCGACGCGCTCGACAACCGCGTCGAGTTCGGCGTGTGGGGAGGCATGACGGAGCGTGAGCGCCGCGCGCTGCTGCGCCGGCGGCCGACCGTGACCTCCTGGCGCCGGCTGCTGGAGACCGCGCGCTCGGAGTACGAGCGTGGCACGGGCGTCGTGCCGCTCAGCGACGACGAGGTCTTCCAGGACTACGCCGCGGTGAGCTGA
- a CDS encoding ArsA family ATPase — MSRRPEPAQANDPVRHHLSPTLSLDIDPLIENPDTRIVVCCGSGGVGKTTTAAALGLRAAERGRKVVVLTIDPARRLAQSMGIDSLDNTPRRVKDVDDSAGGELHAMMLDMKRTFDEIVEAHADPARAAAILGNPFYQSLSAGFAGTQEYMAMEKLGQLRSRDEWDLIVVDTPPSRSALDFLDAPKRLGSFLDGKLIRVLLAPAKVGGRAGMKFLNVGMSMMTGALGKVLGGQLLKDVQTFVAAMDSMFGGFRTRADATYKLLQAPGTAFLVVAAPERDALREAAYFVERLAAEDMPLAGLVLNRVHGSGADRLSAERALAAAENLEDSRIVDQGDGKAGLRNSPDTYGSSESPARNVTDGGSPATEDGTGAAPEHPAADGDADAERSVDRLTAGLLRLHAERMQLLSREQRTRDRFTALHPEVAVAEVAALPGDVHDLAGLRDIGERLAAGRPELPETPLM; from the coding sequence ATGAGTCGTCGTCCGGAACCGGCGCAGGCGAACGACCCGGTCCGTCACCACCTCTCGCCCACCCTCTCCCTCGACATCGACCCGCTGATCGAGAACCCGGACACCCGGATCGTGGTGTGCTGCGGCTCGGGCGGCGTCGGCAAGACGACCACCGCCGCGGCCCTGGGGCTGCGCGCGGCCGAGCGGGGCCGCAAGGTGGTGGTCCTCACCATCGACCCGGCGCGCCGCCTCGCCCAGTCCATGGGCATCGACTCACTCGACAACACCCCGCGCCGGGTGAAGGACGTCGACGACTCCGCGGGCGGCGAGCTGCACGCGATGATGCTCGACATGAAGCGCACCTTCGACGAGATCGTCGAGGCGCACGCGGATCCCGCGCGGGCCGCCGCGATCCTGGGCAACCCCTTCTACCAGTCGCTCTCCGCGGGCTTCGCCGGCACGCAGGAGTACATGGCGATGGAGAAGCTGGGGCAGCTGCGGTCCCGGGACGAGTGGGACCTCATCGTGGTCGACACCCCGCCGTCCCGTTCCGCGCTGGACTTCCTGGACGCGCCCAAGCGGCTCGGCTCCTTCCTCGACGGCAAGCTCATCCGGGTGCTGCTGGCGCCGGCGAAGGTCGGCGGCCGTGCGGGGATGAAGTTCCTGAATGTCGGGATGTCGATGATGACCGGCGCGCTGGGCAAGGTGCTGGGCGGTCAGCTGCTGAAGGACGTCCAGACCTTCGTGGCCGCGATGGACTCGATGTTCGGCGGGTTCCGTACCCGCGCGGACGCCACGTACAAGCTGCTCCAGGCGCCCGGGACGGCGTTCCTCGTGGTGGCGGCCCCGGAGCGGGACGCGCTGCGCGAGGCCGCCTACTTCGTGGAGCGGCTGGCGGCGGAGGACATGCCGCTGGCCGGTCTGGTGCTCAACCGGGTGCACGGCAGCGGCGCCGACCGGCTGTCGGCCGAGCGGGCGCTGGCCGCCGCGGAAAATCTTGAGGACTCCCGCATTGTGGATCAGGGGGACGGGAAAGCTGGACTTCGTAACTCTCCCGACACGTACGGCAGTTCAGAGTCACCCGCGCGTAACGTCACCGACGGAGGCTCCCCCGCCACCGAGGACGGCACCGGCGCGGCTCCCGAGCACCCGGCAGCGGACGGCGACGCGGACGCGGAGCGGTCCGTCGACCGTCTCACCGCGGGCCTGCTGAGGCTGCACGCCGAGCGCATGCAGCTGCTCTCACGCGAGCAGCGCACGCGTGACCGCTTCACCGCGCTGCACCCCGAGGTGGCGGTGGCCGAGGTGGCCGCCCTGCCCGGCGACGTGCACGACCTCGCGGGGCTGCGGGACATCGGCGAGCGGCTCGCGGCCGGGCGACCGGAGCTGCCGGAAACGCCCCTGATGTGA
- a CDS encoding ArsA family ATPase, with translation MSRLQVVSGKGGTGKTTVAAALALALAEEGKRTLLVEVEGRQGIAQLFETQALPYEERKIAVAPGGGEVYALAIDAELALLDYLQMFYKLGSAGRALRKLGAIDFATTIAPGVRDVLLTGKACEAVRRKDRSGRFVYDYVVMDAPPTGRITRFLNVNDEVAGLAKIGPIHNQAQAVMRVLKSPETAVHLVTLLEEMPVQETADGIAELRAARLPVGRVIVNMVRPQVLDADALERVGSVPRSSVARSLSSAGLGGARRGGHAERLVEPLIGQAEEYAERYALETEQRAVLADLGVPLHELPLLAEGMDLAGLYALARKLRGQGVS, from the coding sequence GTGAGCAGGCTCCAGGTCGTGAGTGGCAAGGGCGGAACCGGCAAGACCACGGTGGCCGCCGCTCTGGCGCTGGCCCTGGCCGAGGAGGGGAAGCGGACGCTTCTCGTCGAGGTCGAGGGCCGGCAGGGCATCGCGCAGCTCTTCGAGACGCAGGCGCTGCCGTACGAGGAGCGGAAGATCGCCGTCGCTCCTGGGGGCGGGGAGGTGTACGCCCTCGCCATCGACGCCGAACTGGCTCTTCTGGACTACCTCCAGATGTTCTACAAACTCGGCAGCGCCGGCCGGGCCTTGAGGAAACTCGGCGCGATCGACTTCGCCACCACCATCGCACCCGGCGTCCGGGACGTCCTGCTCACCGGCAAGGCGTGCGAGGCGGTGCGGCGCAAGGACCGCAGCGGCCGGTTCGTCTACGACTACGTCGTGATGGACGCCCCGCCGACCGGCCGCATCACCCGCTTCCTCAACGTCAACGACGAGGTGGCCGGGCTCGCCAAGATCGGCCCGATACACAATCAGGCGCAGGCGGTCATGCGGGTGCTGAAGTCACCGGAGACGGCCGTGCACCTGGTGACCCTGCTGGAGGAGATGCCGGTGCAGGAGACCGCGGACGGCATCGCGGAGCTGCGCGCGGCCCGGCTGCCGGTGGGGCGGGTCATCGTGAACATGGTGCGCCCGCAGGTGCTGGACGCGGACGCCCTGGAACGCGTCGGGTCCGTCCCCCGTTCCTCCGTCGCGCGGTCGCTGTCCTCCGCCGGGCTGGGCGGCGCGCGGCGCGGCGGCCACGCCGAGCGGCTGGTGGAGCCGCTGATCGGGCAGGCGGAGGAGTACGCCGAGCGGTACGCGCTGGAGACCGAGCAGCGGGCCGTGCTGGCGGACCTCGGGGTGCCCTTGCACGAACTGCCGCTGCTGGCCGAGGGGATGGACCTGGCCGGGCTGTACGCGCTGGCGCGGAAGCTGCGCGGACAGGGCGTCTCGTGA
- a CDS encoding DUF4177 domain-containing protein has translation MTKWEYATVPLLVHATKQILDTWGEDGWELVQVVPGPNNPEQLVAYLKREKQA, from the coding sequence ATGACCAAGTGGGAATACGCGACTGTGCCGCTGCTCGTCCACGCAACGAAGCAGATTCTGGACACCTGGGGCGAGGACGGCTGGGAGCTCGTCCAGGTCGTGCCCGGGCCGAACAACCCCGAGCAGCTGGTGGCCTACCTGAAGCGCGAGAAGCAGGCATGA
- a CDS encoding RidA family protein, giving the protein MSGVVEARLAELGLSLPEVVPPLASYQPAVTSGRYVFTSGQLPMVDGKLPTTGKVGAEVTPEEAKDLARICALNALAAVRSVVGDLDRVARVVKVVGFVASAADFTGQPAVVNGASELLGEVLGDKGVHARSAVGVAVLPLDAPVEVEMQVELTEA; this is encoded by the coding sequence ATGAGCGGCGTCGTCGAGGCCAGGCTGGCCGAGCTGGGCCTGAGCCTGCCGGAGGTCGTCCCGCCGCTCGCCTCGTACCAGCCGGCCGTCACGTCGGGCCGCTACGTGTTCACGTCCGGCCAGCTGCCGATGGTGGACGGCAAGCTTCCGACGACCGGCAAGGTCGGTGCGGAGGTCACCCCCGAGGAGGCCAAGGACCTGGCCCGCATCTGCGCGCTGAACGCGCTCGCCGCGGTCAGGTCCGTCGTCGGTGACCTGGACCGCGTGGCGCGCGTGGTGAAGGTCGTCGGCTTCGTCGCCTCCGCCGCGGACTTCACCGGCCAGCCCGCCGTGGTGAACGGCGCGAGCGAACTCCTGGGCGAGGTGCTCGGCGACAAGGGCGTCCACGCCCGTAGCGCGGTGGGCGTCGCGGTCCTGCCGCTGGACGCCCCGGTCGAGGTCGAGATGCAGGTGGAGCTCACGGAGGCGTAG
- a CDS encoding NUDIX hydrolase, with the protein MANAQAGGQWYPPEWPERIRALASGEVTPVTPKRAATVMLLKDTAGGPAVHMLRRRTSMAFAGGAYAYPGGGVDPRDDDRHVRWAGPSLDWWADRLGVDRAVAQAIVCAAVRETYEEAGVLLAGPAPDSVVGDTTGPDWEADRAALVARELSFAEFLDRRGLVLRSDLLGAWTRWITPEFEPRRYDTWFFVAALPEGQRTRNASTEADRTVWITPREAAAAYDRGELLMMPPTIATLRQLTAYGTPAEALDAAPARDLTPVLASARLVGGEIVLSWPGHDEFTKHIPTGGAPA; encoded by the coding sequence ATGGCGAATGCGCAGGCTGGCGGGCAGTGGTACCCGCCGGAGTGGCCCGAGCGGATCAGGGCCCTGGCGAGCGGTGAGGTGACTCCCGTCACGCCGAAGCGGGCGGCCACCGTCATGCTCCTCAAGGACACCGCCGGCGGACCCGCCGTGCACATGCTGCGCCGCCGTACGTCCATGGCGTTCGCGGGCGGCGCGTACGCCTACCCCGGCGGCGGTGTCGACCCGCGTGACGACGACCGGCACGTCCGCTGGGCCGGCCCCTCCCTCGACTGGTGGGCCGACCGGCTCGGCGTCGACCGGGCGGTGGCCCAGGCGATCGTCTGCGCGGCCGTACGGGAGACGTACGAGGAGGCCGGCGTGCTGTTGGCCGGGCCCGCCCCCGACTCCGTGGTGGGCGACACCACCGGCCCGGACTGGGAGGCCGACCGGGCCGCGCTCGTCGCACGGGAGCTGTCCTTCGCGGAGTTCCTCGACCGGCGCGGTCTGGTGCTGCGCTCGGACCTGCTCGGCGCCTGGACCCGCTGGATCACCCCCGAGTTCGAGCCCCGCCGCTACGACACCTGGTTCTTCGTCGCCGCGCTCCCCGAGGGCCAGCGCACCCGCAACGCCTCCACGGAGGCCGACCGCACGGTGTGGATCACCCCGCGCGAGGCGGCGGCCGCGTACGACCGGGGCGAACTGCTGATGATGCCCCCGACGATCGCGACCCTGCGCCAGCTCACGGCGTACGGCACGCCGGCGGAGGCGCTCGACGCGGCGCCCGCCCGGGACCTCACGCCGGTGCTGGCCTCCGCACGCCTGGTGGGCGGCGAGATCGTCCTCTCCTGGCCGGGGCACGACGAGTTCACCAAGCACATCCCGACCGGGGGAGCCCCCGCATGA
- a CDS encoding MBL fold metallo-hydrolase — MTDANTLPGQPRGGVLTGPATTRAVNVLAPNPSAMTLDGTNTWILSEPDSDLAVVVDPGPLDDGHLRHVIGAAEQAGKRVALTLLTHGHPDHAEGAGRFAELTGTKVRALDPALRLGDEGLAAGDVVTVGGLELRVVPAPGHTADSLCFHLPADRAVLTGDTVLGRGTTVVAHPDGRLGDYLDTLRRLRSLTVDDGVHTVLPGHGPVLEDAQGAVEYYLAHRAHRLAQVETAVEDGHRTPSEVVAHVYADVDRSLWPAAELSVRAQLEYLKEHGIL, encoded by the coding sequence ATGACGGACGCCAACACCCTTCCCGGCCAGCCGCGCGGCGGGGTCCTCACCGGTCCCGCCACCACACGCGCGGTCAACGTGCTCGCGCCCAACCCGTCGGCCATGACCCTGGACGGCACCAACACCTGGATCCTCTCCGAGCCGGACTCGGACCTCGCCGTCGTCGTCGACCCGGGACCGCTGGACGACGGTCACCTGCGGCACGTCATCGGCGCCGCCGAGCAGGCGGGCAAGCGGGTGGCCCTCACCCTGCTGACGCACGGTCACCCGGACCACGCCGAGGGCGCCGGCCGGTTCGCCGAGCTGACCGGCACGAAGGTGCGCGCCCTGGACCCGGCGCTGCGGCTCGGCGACGAAGGGCTGGCCGCGGGGGACGTCGTCACTGTCGGCGGCCTGGAGCTGCGGGTCGTCCCGGCCCCGGGGCACACGGCGGACTCCCTGTGCTTCCATCTGCCGGCGGACCGGGCGGTCCTCACCGGCGACACCGTGCTGGGGCGCGGCACGACCGTCGTGGCGCACCCCGACGGCCGCCTCGGCGACTACCTGGACACCCTGCGCCGGCTCAGGTCGCTCACGGTCGACGACGGTGTCCACACGGTCCTGCCCGGGCACGGGCCGGTGCTGGAGGACGCGCAGGGCGCCGTGGAGTACTACCTCGCCCACCGCGCCCACCGGCTCGCCCAGGTGGAGACGGCCGTCGAGGACGGCCACCGCACCCCGTCCGAGGTCGTCGCCCACGTCTACGCCGACGTCGACCGCTCCCTCTGGCCGGCCGCGGAGCTCTCCGTGCGCGCGCAGCTGGAGTATCTGAAGGAGCACGGCATCCTCTGA